From Xyrauchen texanus isolate HMW12.3.18 chromosome 12, RBS_HiC_50CHRs, whole genome shotgun sequence, one genomic window encodes:
- the LOC127652428 gene encoding nuclear factor 7, brain-like isoform X2 — MDSLSVEELSCPVCFEIYKNPVVLSCSHSVCKECLQQFWKTKRTQECPVCRRYSRKKPPCNLALKNLCELFVKERNEEEICSLHREKLKLFCLDDKQPVCLVCRDSKKHTNHKFLPICEVVPSYKEELNTALKSLQEKLKHTENMKEEFDKSVGHIKTQAEHTERQIKEQFKKLHEFLRHEEEATITELREEEEQKSQMMKKKLEEMNTHISALSHTIKDMEEMMKANDDVSFLKNFNVTMERVQISQPDPQMTSGAFIHVPHYLGNLTFRVWKKMRDIVHKTPVILDPNTANPNMILSDDLTSRGLIQEHTAGMWRLKTINAGLLE, encoded by the exons ATGGATTCACTCTCTGTGGAAGAACTTTCTTGTCCCGTGTGCTTTGAAATCTACAAGAATCCTGTTGTTCTGTCGTGTAGTCATAGTGTGTGTAAAGAGTGTCTTCAACAGTTCTGGAAAACCAAGAGAACTCAGGAGTGTCCCGTCTGCAGGAGATATTCAAGAAAAAAACCTCCTTGTAATCTGGCATTGAAGAACTTATGTGAGTTGTTTGTGAAGGAGAGAAATGAGGAGGAGATCTGCAGTTTACACAgagagaaactcaaactcttctgtCTGGATGATAAACAGCCAGTGTGTTTAGTGTGCAGAGATTCAAAAAAACATACCAATCACAAATTTCTCCCCATCTGTGAAGTTGTTCCATCTTACAAG GAGGAACTCAATACAGCACTGAAGTCTTTACAAGAGAAactcaaacacacagaaaacatgAAAGAAGAGTTTGATAAATCAGTTGGACACATCAAG ACTCAAGCTGAGCACACAGAGCGTCAGATTAAAGAGCAGTTTAAGAAGCTTCATGAGTTTCTCCGACATGAAGAAGAAGCTACAATCACTGaactgagagaggaagaggagcagaagaGTCAGATGATGAAGAAGAAGCTTGAGGAGATGAACACACACATCTCAGCTCTTTCACACACAATCAAAGACATGGAGGAAATGATGAAAGCCAATGACGATGTCTCATTTCTAAAG aACTTTAATGTGACAATGGAAAG AGTCCAGATCTCACAGCCGGATCCACAGATGACTTCTGGAGCTTTCATTCATGTGCCACATTACTTGGGCAACCTGACATTCAGAGTCTGGAAGAAGATGCGAGACATTGTCCACAAGA CTCCTGTGATTCTGGATCCAAACACTGCAAATCCAAATATGATCCTGTCTGATGATCTGACCAGT AGGGGTTTAATTCAGGAACACACTGCTGGGATGTGGAGGTTAAAGACAATAAACGCTGGACTCTTGGAGTAA
- the LOC127652428 gene encoding nuclear factor 7, brain-like isoform X1, which translates to MDSLSVEELSCPVCFEIYKNPVVLSCSHSVCKECLQQFWKTKRTQECPVCRRYSRKKPPCNLALKNLCELFVKERNEEEICSLHREKLKLFCLDDKQPVCLVCRDSKKHTNHKFLPICEVVPSYKEELNTALKSLQEKLKHTENMKEEFDKSVGHIKTQAEHTERQIKEQFKKLHEFLRHEEEATITELREEEEQKSQMMKKKLEEMNTHISALSHTIKDMEEMMKANDDVSFLKNFNVTMERVQISQPDPQMTSGAFIHVPHYLGNLTFRVWKKMRDIVHKTPVILDPNTANPNMILSDDLTSVRFNYISQILPDNPERFDYYLCVLGSEGFNSGTHCWDVEVKDNKRWTLGVTTASNPRKGNVFFNTDVWSVDYYEEDDKDDEDDEADKADEDDEDDKDDDEDDDEDDDEYEDVEDGVFTVAQKLERVRVHLDYDGGKVSFSDPVTNTHLHTFTHTFTHTLLPFFWSNDDVTPLRILPVKFTVISDPAH; encoded by the exons ATGGATTCACTCTCTGTGGAAGAACTTTCTTGTCCCGTGTGCTTTGAAATCTACAAGAATCCTGTTGTTCTGTCGTGTAGTCATAGTGTGTGTAAAGAGTGTCTTCAACAGTTCTGGAAAACCAAGAGAACTCAGGAGTGTCCCGTCTGCAGGAGATATTCAAGAAAAAAACCTCCTTGTAATCTGGCATTGAAGAACTTATGTGAGTTGTTTGTGAAGGAGAGAAATGAGGAGGAGATCTGCAGTTTACACAgagagaaactcaaactcttctgtCTGGATGATAAACAGCCAGTGTGTTTAGTGTGCAGAGATTCAAAAAAACATACCAATCACAAATTTCTCCCCATCTGTGAAGTTGTTCCATCTTACAAG GAGGAACTCAATACAGCACTGAAGTCTTTACAAGAGAAactcaaacacacagaaaacatgAAAGAAGAGTTTGATAAATCAGTTGGACACATCAAG ACTCAAGCTGAGCACACAGAGCGTCAGATTAAAGAGCAGTTTAAGAAGCTTCATGAGTTTCTCCGACATGAAGAAGAAGCTACAATCACTGaactgagagaggaagaggagcagaagaGTCAGATGATGAAGAAGAAGCTTGAGGAGATGAACACACACATCTCAGCTCTTTCACACACAATCAAAGACATGGAGGAAATGATGAAAGCCAATGACGATGTCTCATTTCTAAAG aACTTTAATGTGACAATGGAAAG AGTCCAGATCTCACAGCCGGATCCACAGATGACTTCTGGAGCTTTCATTCATGTGCCACATTACTTGGGCAACCTGACATTCAGAGTCTGGAAGAAGATGCGAGACATTGTCCACAAGA CTCCTGTGATTCTGGATCCAAACACTGCAAATCCAAATATGATCCTGTCTGATGATCTGACCAGTGTGAGATTCAATTATATCAGTCAAATATTACCTGATAATCCAGAGAGATTTGACTATTATCTGTGTGTTCTGGGTTCAGAGGGGTTTAATTCAGGAACACACTGCTGGGATGTGGAGGTTAAAGACAATAAACGCTGGACTCTTGGAGTAACTACAGCATCAAACCCGAGGAagggaaatgttttctttaacaCTGATGTCTGGAGTGTGGATTATTATGAGGAGGATGAtaaagatgatgaagatgatgaggcTGATAAAGctgatgaggatgatgaggatgataaagatgatgatgaagatgatgatgaagatgatgatgaatatGAAGATGTGGAGGATGGTGTGTTTACTGTCGCACAGAAACTTGAGCGTGTGAGAGTTCATCTGGATTATGACGGAGGAAAAGTGTCATTCTCTGATCCTGTAActaacacacatctacacacattcacacacacatttacacacacactcttgccatTCTTCTGGAGTAATGATGATGTCACTCCTCTGAGGATTTTACCAGTTAAATTCACAGTAATATCTGATCCTGCTCACTGA